The DNA sequence TGCGACCGACGGGTCCGTCCCAGACTCAGCAGTACGGCGACGAGCAGCACCAGCGACAGCCAGGAGGCCCACGGCACGTGCGCGGTGTCGAGGAGGACCCGCTCGTGCGACCAGTTGCCGCGGGCCGCGACCGACGGAAGTTCGGCCGCGGCCTTCAACGCGAAGACGAACAGGCTCACCGTGCTGGACGCGGCCAGCATCACCGCCGACCAGGCGAAGACCACCGCCGCGTCGCCGGGGCGCAGCCGCTCGGCGAGCAGCCGGACCACGACCATGCCGGCGAACGGGCCGACGACGACGGCCATCACCCAGTGGTCGAACATGCCGGATCCGGCGCCGCGGCTGCTACTGCGCGCCGAGCACGTCGACGACGAACCGCAACGGGCCCTCCGGCGCGCCGTCGCGCGGGTTCTCGCCGTACGCCAGGGCGGTCGGCAGGTCCAGCTGCACCCGGCTGCCGATGTTGACGCCGACCAGGCCCTGGTCCCAGCCGGGGATGACCCCGCCGGAGCCGAGCAGGAAGGAGAACGGCCGGGAGCTGTTCCAGGAGGCGTCGAACTCGTCGCCCGTCTCGTAGAAGACACCGACGTAGTTGACGGTGATCGTCTGCCCGGCCGCCACGGCCGGGCCGGAGCCCTCGATGATCGGGGTGACCTTCAGTTCGGTCAGTTCGTCGGTGCCGGCGGTCACCGTCGGCTTGGTGCCCAGCGCCGGGTCGGCGCCGTCGGGCAGCGGCGGGAACGGTGCCTCGGTCGGCATGTCCCCGGCCGGCGAGTCGGGCGCGGGCGCGCTGGCGCCGGGAGTGGGCAGGCTCGCCGTGCCGGTGTCGGTGTCGTCACCGCTGGGCCGCAGCAGGAAGAACGCGCCGACGATGACGGCCATGACGGCCAGCCCGGCGACCCCGCCGAGGATCGCCTGCCGACGCTTCTGCGCGGCGACCGCCCTGGCCTTGGCCTCCTTGGCGAGGGCCCGCTTCTCCGGCTTGGTCAGCGTGCGCCCTTCCGGCGGCTCGAAGCGGGGGTGGTTCTGAACCCGGTCACTCAACGTCGACTCCCGTCGGGTCATGGCCGGCGGGGGTGAAGGGGGTGGGTGCCGGCGAAAAACTGCCAGACACGGTACCGCCCCCACCTGCGAACGCCACCCACCCGCCCCGGGAAGGCCCTGCTCAGCGTGCCCGGGTCCGCCGTGCCGAGCGCGGTCGGGAGGGCGGCATGGTGTCACCGTGGTGCGTCATCGGATGGATATGGGGTGTATGCGAGGTTGTGGCGAGTGGGTCGGGCGGATCAGCGTTCGGAGTCGAGGAAGGTGACCGGCACCCGGCGGCTCATCGCCGCGTAGAACCGGTTGACCGCCGCGCCGGGCCGGCGCATGTCCTCGACCAGGCCGGGTTCGACCCGCTCCGCCTCGGCTTCGATCATCGACGTGAGCGCCTTCTCCATCGTCTGTCCATGATGGCGGGCGACCATCGCGAGCAGGTGGTGGGCGTCGGCGTCGATGACCAGTTCCTGGTCGTAGCTCATGGCCTCACGCTAACGACGTACGGGCAAGATCGGGCCGAGTCCGGCACCGAAGCCGCACCCGATCAACGGGCCGGGGTGGGGAGGTGGTCCAGGACCATCAGGGCGGCGTCGTCGCGGGTCCGGCCCCGGGTGTGGGCCAGCAGGCGGGCGACGATCCGGTCGACGCACTCGTCCCCGGTCGACTCGCCGAGGCAGTCGTAGATCTCGGGCAGGGGAAGGAAGCCGCCGTCGCGGTCGCGTGCCTCCAGCAGCCCGTCGGTGTAGAGCAGCAGCCGGTCGCCGGGACGCCACGCGTGCCGTACCGGGACCGGTGGTGGCGCGCCCCGGCGCAGGCCGAGCGGCGGATAGCGGTCGGGCGGCTCGATCGCGACGACGTCCACCGTGCCGGACCGCAGCACCGGGGCCGGATGCCCGCAGTTGACCACCTCGAGTTCGGTGTCGCCGAACTGGACGAGGGCGGCGGTGACGAAGGCGACCGGGGCCGCCCCGCCGGCCGGGTCGCGGGCCACGGCGAGGTCCAGGTCGGCGGCGACGGCGGCGAGGTCCTCGTGCACGTACGCGGCGTGCCGGAACGCGCCGAGCGCGGTCGACGCGGTCAGCACCGCCTGGAGCCCCTTGCCGCAGGCGTCGCCGATGATCGCGCGTACGCCGAACGGGGTGACCACCACCTCGTACAGGTCGCCGCCGACCTTGGCCGTCTCGTACGCCGACAGGTAGTGGGCCGCCACCCGGAGGTCGCCGACCTGCTCGGGCAGCACCCGCAGGACCGCCCGCTGGGTCACCTGGGCGATCTCGCTGACCTGTCGCAGGCGGCGTTCCCGCTGGGTGCGGGACCGGGCGACGTAGATCGAGGCGAGCCCGACGGAGAACACCACCGCCACCCGGAGCATGTGGTCGAGGCTGCCGAACAGGCCGCTGGGCAGCCCGGCGAGCACCGCGACCGTCATGGCGACCGCCGAGACGACGGCGGTCCGCCGGCCGCCCTCGACGGCGGCCGCGATCAGCGGTGCCAGGGCCAGGAAGCCGATGAAGACGGCGTGGGTCTGGGTGACGACGTCGACGAGCCAGACGAGGGCGACGAAGACGAGCGCGGCGGGCAGTCCCCGCCACCGGTCGAGGGTGCCACCGGCACCGCGACCGCGATGCGCCTGCCGTCCGGGCACCTCTCGGCTCCTCACCCTTGACCGGGCTACCGGTCCGGCCGCTTCGTCACGCGAGCCCTGAGGCTAGCCGACGTCGCTGAGAGCTGCCTGCCCCCGACGGCGCGTCGGGTGCGGGTACCCCCTCGACTTAACTGAAAACGATTGTCATTATAGGGTGGCTTCGCCCGTGGAGGTCCGGCCGCCAGGCCCGGCCACCCACGGCAGCGCGCGCCGTGCCGGCCGGTCCGGACGGCGGCGTACGGACCGTCCGGGGTGGACCGTCGCGGCGGCCACCACCGGTCGTGATGAAAGGGGAGGAATGACCGACACCAGACGGGCGCGTACCCTCGCGTCCCTGATCGCCGGCGGCGTACTCGTCGCCGGCACCCTGCTGGCGGCGCAACCCGCGGCGGCGGCCGAGAGCGTCGTGCTGTCCAGCGGACACGTCGACGCCGTCGACGTGCACTACGCCGACGGACAACTCCAGCTCAAGGTGCACGACGGCACCGTCGAGCCGTCCGTCGAGCGCGACCCGGCCGACGTCACCTTCCAGGTGCTGCCCGACGCGGCCACCACCGTGCCGGACGACCCCCGGTACGCCTTCCTCGGCGCACCCGGCGCCGACGTGTGGGTGCTGCCGCAGACCCAGGACCCCGACCTGCTCTGGCCGGGCTGGAACACCACCGAACTCGGCACCGGCGTCTTCGCCGGCAACCAGGTCCGGCTCAGCCTGGTCGACGTGGCCGGGCCGGGCGCCGTCACGCTCTTCGGCGTCAACGCCTTCGGCGACCCGCTGGTCAGGTTCCGCAGCTCCGACGGCCTGCCCGACGCCATCGACGTACCGGTGGGCACCCACGCCCACGCGAGCTGGGCCTTCACCGCGCTCGGCGCGTACACCCTGAAGTTCCGCGCCGACGCCACACTGGCCGACGGCACCGCGCTCACCACCGGCGCGGTCGACTACTCCTTCGTCGTCGGCGACCTGCCCGGCGGCGGAGCCGAGACCGGCTTGACCATCGGCGGCCTCGCCGACTCGTACCGGCCGAACGACACCGTCACCCTGCGCGCCGTCCAGTCACCGCCGTCGGACCTGGACCACTACCACTGGTTCAGCCGGTGCCCCGGCGCCACCGACTTCGCCATCATCCCCGGCGAGGCCGGCGAGACGTACAGCTTCACCGCCACCCGCGAACTGGACGCCTGCGAGTACGTCGTCAAGCTCTACGGCAGCGGTCACGGTGTGGTGGCCACCAGTCCCGCCGTCACGCTGCGGGTGGCCGACCAGCCGCAGCAGCCGGGGGCGGCGCAGACCATCACCGCCTCGATCGACGAGACGCAGGGCGCCCTGGTGGTCAGCGTCGACCCCGACGACCGGTCCGTCGTGCTGCCGTCGGCGCGGCTCAACGCCGCCGGTGACCGGTGGGAGAGCCAGGGTGAACTGCGGCCGGTCAAGGTGACCGACACCCGCTCGGCCACCCCCGGCTGGAGCGTCTCCGGGCAGATCCCGGCCGACTTCGCCGGCCCGGACGGCACCACGTTCAGCGCCGGCCACCTCGGCTGGACGCCCCGGGTGGTCAGCCAGGGCAGCGGTCAGGGCACGGTCGCCGGCCCGCAGGTCGACCCCGGCGCCGGCCTCGCCGCCAGCAGCGTGCTGGCCACCGCCCCGGACGGCGCCGGACGGGGCACCGCCGAACTCTCCGCCGGCCTGCGGCTGAGCGTGCCGACGGAGACCCCGGCCGGTACGTACACCGCGACGCTCACCCTCACCGCCATCTGAGCCGCCCCGCCGGGGTACGGGGGACCGCCCGTACCCCGGCGGGCGGGCCCGCCGGCCTCCCCCGCCGGCGGGTCCGATGTGGCGGGATCCGCCGGGCGACCCCGCCGACGGATCCGGCCACGAGCCCGCCACCCCGCACCCGGAACGGACCGAACCCATGCGCCTGCCCACCGCGCTCGCCGCGGCCCTCCTGGCCGCCGTACCGGCCGGACCGGCACCGCCCGCCACCGCGGCGGACCCGCCGGCCGCCGTCTCCCTCGCCGCACCCGTACCCACCCCGGCCCCCGGCGCCACCGCGCCCGCACCCGACCCGGGCGCCGTCACCTGGGGAGTCGCGCCGTCCGGCCCGGACGGGCCCGACGGCCGGCCCGGTTTCGCCTACAAGCTCGACCCGGGCGCGGTCCTCACCGACCAGGTCGCGGTCACCAACCACACCCCCCGCCCGCTGACCCTCGACGTCTACGCCAGCGACGCGTTCACCACCGCCCAGGGCGGCTTCGACCTGCTCGCCGCGGACAGGGCACCGGTCGACGTCGGCTCCTGGATCACGCTGCCGGCCCGGACGGTGACCGTGCCCGCCACCTCCCGGGTCGACATCCCGTTCGAACTGCGGGTCCCGGCCGACGCCACCCCCGGCGACCACGCCGGCGGCATCGTCGCGTCGCTGGCCGCCGAGGGCACCGGCCCGGACGGCAACCGGGTCGCCGTCGACCACCGGGTCGGCACCCGGGTCCACCTGCGGGTCACCGGGCAACTGCGGCCCGTGCTCGCCGTCGAGGACCTGCGGATCGGGTACGACGGCCCGGCCCACCCGTTCACCGGCGGCGACCTGACCGCCACGTTCACCGTCCGCAACACCGGCAACGTCCGGCTCACCGGGCCCGCGTCGCTGACCGCCACCGGCCCCCTCGGGCTCGGCACGTGGACCGCGACCACGGACCCCCTGCCGGAGATCCTGCCCGGCGGCGAACTGCGGACCCGGGTCCGGTTGTCCGGCGTACCGCCGCTCGTCCGGCTGACCGCGACCGCGCGGGTGGCGCCGGCCGCGGTCGGCGACCAGGTGCTCGATCCGCCGCCGGCCGCCGAGCCGGCCCGGGCCGCGGTGTGGGCCTGGCCGTGGCCGCACCTGCTGCTGCTCGCCGGGCTCGGGCTGCTGGCCCTCGCGGCGGTCCGGCTGCGCCGGCGGCGCCGTGCCGTGCTGGCCGAGGCGGTCGCGCGGGCCCGCGCCCAGGGCCGCGCCGAAGCCGCCGCGGCAGACGCCGACCAGCCGGCAGACCCCGATACCGATCCCGACCCGGGCGGTGACGACCGCATCCCCGCCGCCGCCACCGGAAAGGACCGACCGTGAGATGGCCCCGCACCGGCCCGGGCGCCGCCCTGGCCGTGACCCTGGCCCTCGCCGGCTGCACCGGCGCCGCCGCCGACGACGGCGCGGTGACCGTCGCGGTGAGCACCGAGATCATCGCCGACCTGGTCCGCAACGTCGGCGGCGACCGGATCTCGGTGGACACCGTCGTACCGGCCGGCGGCGACCCGCACTCCTACGAGCCGACGCCGGCCGACGCCGCCAAGGTGGCCCGCGCCGACGTGGCGTTCACCAACCACCTGCTGCTCGAGGAACACGCGCTGATCAAGCTCTTCGACAGCAACGTCCCCGCCGGGGCACCGAACGTCTCGCTCGCCGAGAGCGCCGAACCGTACGGCGCCACCCTGATCCCGCTCGTGGAGAACCTCGACCTCGACGTGCTCTGGCTGGGCCTCGCCGTACGCGGCAAGGGCCCCACCCGCACCGCGGACGTACGGATGTCGGTGACCGCCGTCGAGGGGCCGGGTCGCTTCGCCGCCTACCTCACCGACGCCCTCGGCCAGCCGAAGGTCTACTACGACTCGACCGACGGCCTCACCGACGCCGACGTCGCCGTCCTGCCACCCGACGCGCACACCCACCTCAACTGGTCGTTCAGCGCACCGGGGGAGTACCGGGTGACGATGACCGCGCGGGTCGACGCAGGCGACGGCACCCCGCCCCGCCAGCTCGGCAGCGGCACGTTCGCCTTCGCCGTCGGCGTCGACCCGCGCGGCACGCTGCGCGACGGCCGGACCCGGCTGCTCGACGCCGGGCACACCGACCTCGCCGTCGACCTCGACACCGGGCAGGTGTTCGCCCGCACCGACGAACAGGGCGACCTCCCGGCCGGGCAGGTCGTCGTCGACGTACCCGACCGGGCGATCGAGGAGGTGCCGGACGACACCCGGTTCGCGTTCCTCGGCGCACCCGGAACGAAGGTGTGGCAACTGCCGCAGGCGGTGCTCGGCAAGCACGTGCACGGCGAGATCGACCCGCACCTGTGGCAGGACGTCCGCAACGCCAGGGCGTACGCCGAGGTCATCGCCGACACCCTGGCGAAGGTCGACCCGGCCGGCGCCGCCGGGTACGCCGCCAACCTGTCCCGCTACCTCGACGAGTTGTCCGAACTGCACGCGTACGTCGGCGCGCGGCTGGCGCGGGTGCCGCCCGACCGGCGCAACCTGATCACCACCCACGACGCGTTCGGCTACCTGGCGAACGCGTACGGGCTCACGATCGCCGGTTTCGTGGTGCCGAACCCGGCGCAGGAACCCAGCGCGGCCCAGGTGACGAAGCTGACCGAGACGATCCGCGACCTGCGGGTGCCGGCCGTCTTCGTCGAACCGCAGCTCGCCGCGCGGGCCGGCGTACTGAAACGGGTCGCCGCCGATCAGGGCGTACAGGTCTGCCTGATCTACGGCGACGCCTTCGACCGCGACACCACCTCGTACGTCGCGATGATGCGGCACAACGCCGACGAACTGTTGCGCTGCCTGGGAGGAGAACGATGAGACCGTTGCGGATGGCGGCCGGCGTGCTGGCCGCCGTACTGCTGGGCGGCGCGTCGCCGGCCGTGGCCGCACCACCGGCCCCACGGCCCGACCTGGCCGGCGCCGACCTGGTCTCGGTGCGGGTCGACGGCGGCGAGGTGTCGCTGCGCCTGCGGGACGCCCGGCAGGCGGCAAGGGGCGAGGCCGGGCACCGGCCGGACGACGTACGGCTCGGTCCCGACGGCGGTCTCGCCGCCCGGGTGCCGCAGCGATCGGAGTTCCGGTTCCTCGGCGCCGCCGGTCGGCCGGTGTGGGCGCTGGCCGGCGGCGACCCCGCCCTGCCCGTCCTGGACACGACCGGGGTGACCGGCGGCGCGGTGACGCTCGCGCTGACCGGCGTCACCGGACCGGGCGGGTTCGCCGCCTACACGCTGTCCGGCTTCGGCACCCCGACGCCCCTGATCGGCAGCGGGAACGGCCTGCCGGACCGGGTCCGGCTGCCGGCCGGTACCCGGACCGGCGGGCTGGTGTGGGTCTTCGACACCCCCGGCGACCACGAGCTGACGTTCACCGCCTCGGTGGCGGGGTCCGGCCGCCCGGCCGCCCCGGCGACGGCGACCTGGCGGGTCACCGTGCCGCCGATCGACCCGCCACCGGACGCCCCGCCGCCCGGCGCCGGGCGGCCGGAAGCCGCCGTACCGCCCGCGCGGGCCGTCGCACCACCGGTGGTCCCGGCCGCCGTACCGGCACCCGCGGCGCTGGCCGCGACCACCCCGGCCGGCGCCGGCCAGCGCAAGGTGATCGACGACGGGCACGTCGACATGGGGCCGACCCTGACCGACGGGCGGTGGCGGATCCGGATCAAGGACGGCACGGTCAGCCCGCCGGTCTGGCGCGAACTGGGCGACACGGTGCTGCACGTGCGCGACACCGCGAAGATCACCGTCCCGGACGGCGCCGACCACGCCTTCCTCGGCCTGCCCGGCGAGAGCGTGTGGCTG is a window from the Polymorphospora rubra genome containing:
- a CDS encoding TIGR03773 family transporter-associated surface protein translates to MRPLRMAAGVLAAVLLGGASPAVAAPPAPRPDLAGADLVSVRVDGGEVSLRLRDARQAARGEAGHRPDDVRLGPDGGLAARVPQRSEFRFLGAAGRPVWALAGGDPALPVLDTTGVTGGAVTLALTGVTGPGGFAAYTLSGFGTPTPLIGSGNGLPDRVRLPAGTRTGGLVWVFDTPGDHELTFTASVAGSGRPAAPATATWRVTVPPIDPPPDAPPPGAGRPEAAVPPARAVAPPVVPAAVPAPAALAATTPAGAGQRKVIDDGHVDMGPTLTDGRWRIRIKDGTVSPPVWRELGDTVLHVRDTAKITVPDGADHAFLGLPGESVWLLPQAQQDGIVWPGWNTQHETVVGGIRGPVTWTLKGVTGPGAFTLFLTGSFGRPQVLFDGTRLPQELDVPLNTHAHGNWGFGAPGVYHLELAMSATTTGGTAVTDTRTLTFAVGDGTDPGQAVPDGGDRDAPGGRLPRTGESWILPAVVGGLLLFGVGVLLVLIGRRRKARAS
- a CDS encoding WxL protein peptidoglycan domain-containing protein translates to MRLPTALAAALLAAVPAGPAPPATAADPPAAVSLAAPVPTPAPGATAPAPDPGAVTWGVAPSGPDGPDGRPGFAYKLDPGAVLTDQVAVTNHTPRPLTLDVYASDAFTTAQGGFDLLAADRAPVDVGSWITLPARTVTVPATSRVDIPFELRVPADATPGDHAGGIVASLAAEGTGPDGNRVAVDHRVGTRVHLRVTGQLRPVLAVEDLRIGYDGPAHPFTGGDLTATFTVRNTGNVRLTGPASLTATGPLGLGTWTATTDPLPEILPGGELRTRVRLSGVPPLVRLTATARVAPAAVGDQVLDPPPAAEPARAAVWAWPWPHLLLLAGLGLLALAAVRLRRRRRAVLAEAVARARAQGRAEAAAADADQPADPDTDPDPGGDDRIPAAATGKDRP
- a CDS encoding choice-of-anchor M domain-containing protein; translation: MTDTRRARTLASLIAGGVLVAGTLLAAQPAAAAESVVLSSGHVDAVDVHYADGQLQLKVHDGTVEPSVERDPADVTFQVLPDAATTVPDDPRYAFLGAPGADVWVLPQTQDPDLLWPGWNTTELGTGVFAGNQVRLSLVDVAGPGAVTLFGVNAFGDPLVRFRSSDGLPDAIDVPVGTHAHASWAFTALGAYTLKFRADATLADGTALTTGAVDYSFVVGDLPGGGAETGLTIGGLADSYRPNDTVTLRAVQSPPSDLDHYHWFSRCPGATDFAIIPGEAGETYSFTATRELDACEYVVKLYGSGHGVVATSPAVTLRVADQPQQPGAAQTITASIDETQGALVVSVDPDDRSVVLPSARLNAAGDRWESQGELRPVKVTDTRSATPGWSVSGQIPADFAGPDGTTFSAGHLGWTPRVVSQGSGQGTVAGPQVDPGAGLAASSVLATAPDGAGRGTAELSAGLRLSVPTETPAGTYTATLTLTAI
- a CDS encoding anchored repeat ABC transporter, substrate-binding protein: MRWPRTGPGAALAVTLALAGCTGAAADDGAVTVAVSTEIIADLVRNVGGDRISVDTVVPAGGDPHSYEPTPADAAKVARADVAFTNHLLLEEHALIKLFDSNVPAGAPNVSLAESAEPYGATLIPLVENLDLDVLWLGLAVRGKGPTRTADVRMSVTAVEGPGRFAAYLTDALGQPKVYYDSTDGLTDADVAVLPPDAHTHLNWSFSAPGEYRVTMTARVDAGDGTPPRQLGSGTFAFAVGVDPRGTLRDGRTRLLDAGHTDLAVDLDTGQVFARTDEQGDLPAGQVVVDVPDRAIEEVPDDTRFAFLGAPGTKVWQLPQAVLGKHVHGEIDPHLWQDVRNARAYAEVIADTLAKVDPAGAAGYAANLSRYLDELSELHAYVGARLARVPPDRRNLITTHDAFGYLANAYGLTIAGFVVPNPAQEPSAAQVTKLTETIRDLRVPAVFVEPQLAARAGVLKRVAADQGVQVCLIYGDAFDRDTTSYVAMMRHNADELLRCLGGER
- a CDS encoding FKBP-type peptidyl-prolyl cis-trans isomerase, with the translated sequence MTRRESTLSDRVQNHPRFEPPEGRTLTKPEKRALAKEAKARAVAAQKRRQAILGGVAGLAVMAVIVGAFFLLRPSGDDTDTGTASLPTPGASAPAPDSPAGDMPTEAPFPPLPDGADPALGTKPTVTAGTDELTELKVTPIIEGSGPAVAAGQTITVNYVGVFYETGDEFDASWNSSRPFSFLLGSGGVIPGWDQGLVGVNIGSRVQLDLPTALAYGENPRDGAPEGPLRFVVDVLGAQ
- a CDS encoding PP2C family protein-serine/threonine phosphatase; amino-acid sequence: MPGRQAHRGRGAGGTLDRWRGLPAALVFVALVWLVDVVTQTHAVFIGFLALAPLIAAAVEGGRRTAVVSAVAMTVAVLAGLPSGLFGSLDHMLRVAVVFSVGLASIYVARSRTQRERRLRQVSEIAQVTQRAVLRVLPEQVGDLRVAAHYLSAYETAKVGGDLYEVVVTPFGVRAIIGDACGKGLQAVLTASTALGAFRHAAYVHEDLAAVAADLDLAVARDPAGGAAPVAFVTAALVQFGDTELEVVNCGHPAPVLRSGTVDVVAIEPPDRYPPLGLRRGAPPPVPVRHAWRPGDRLLLYTDGLLEARDRDGGFLPLPEIYDCLGESTGDECVDRIVARLLAHTRGRTRDDAALMVLDHLPTPAR